A genomic stretch from Pochonia chlamydosporia 170 chromosome 4, whole genome shotgun sequence includes:
- a CDS encoding monooxygenase (similar to Cordyceps militaris CM01 XP_006673027.1): MDGTTLPTIPKLRLFTPRSEIDADAIIKNWLSKLQKCFDESDFDNLSELFIEDCWWRDILGLSWDLTTKHGQEKIGNYLRTSEIRLTNLKPCTGGLKPALVEWDDTAWVQSAFTFSNKHGHGKGLVRLANDAESNWKVWIVFTQLESLNHQKELEARRLQSRAAALRNHEINGTSNDAPVLIVGAGQAGVSLAARLQHMGIKTLLIERHAAVGDGWRSRYDSVTLNTPTFTDHYPFLKYPDNWPEWLTGTQAADFLEQYSQLMGLEILFNTTVESIQRVESDSEYTITIKGPNEAQTLHSKHVVLATGVYSDEPSIPHFPGQETFQGTIYHSSQRKSGNLIPDLSTKKVVVIGCSTSGHDVAQDFVNCGAKQVSMVQRHPIFALSTDSWKTIQLGLWNMDGLTTEEADLLGNSFPIALVRTMSIGLTRVMAQVDKEMLDGLRSAGMALRTGEDGYGLADHQLIKGGHYYIDQGASQMIIDGRIKIHCCEGGVQQFGETSITLTDGTNIDADVVVLATGFEKNIKTVRTLMGNKVADSLEGFGDLDSEQERSGWWRPTGVPGFWYMTGSFMWCRQFSQSLALQIAADIKGKRSS; the protein is encoded by the exons ATGGACGGTACCACCCTGCCTACCATCCCAAAGTTGCGTCTCTTCACTCCCCGGAGTGAGATTGACGCAGACGCCATTATCAAAAACTGGCTCTCCAAGCTACAGAAATGTTTTGATGAgtccgactttgacaatCTGTCCGAGTTGTTCATTGAGGACTGCTGGTGGAGAGACATCCTCGGACTCTCATGGGACCTTACCACAaagcatggccaagaaaagaTTGGCAACTACCTACGCACCTCAGAGATTCGTCTAACAAATCTGAAGCCATGTACTGGTGGCTTAAAGCCAGCTCTGGTTGAATGGGATGACACGGCCTGGGTTCAATCAGCCTTTACCTTTTCCAACAAGCACGGCCACGGGAAAGGTCTTGTTCGTCTAGCAAACGACGCCGAGAGCAACTGGAAGGTATGGATCGTGTTTACACAACTCGAAAGTCTAAATCACCAGAAAGAACTCGAGGCACGTCGTCTTCAAAGTCGCGCGGCAGCCCTACGAAACCACGAGATCAACGGAACAAGTAACGATGCTCCTGTTCTCATCGTCGGTGCAG GCCAAGCTGGTGTCTCTTTAGCAGCACGCCTCCAACATATGGGCATCAAAACCCTGCTAATAGAGAGACACGCCGCAGTTGGCGATGGCTGGCGTTCTCGCTACGACTCCGTCACCCTCAATACTCCAACATTCACAGACCACTACCCCTTCCTCAAGTATCCCGACAACTGGCCCGAATGGCTCACCGGCACCCAAGCAGCCGACTTTCTAGAACAGTACTCGCAACTCATGGGCCTAGAAATCCTGTTCAACACGACCGTTGAATCCATTCAGCGCGTAGAGTCAGACTCAGAGtacaccatcaccatcaaagGACCAAATGAAGCGCAAACTCTCCATTCGAAACACGTAGTACTCGCAACAGGAGTCTACAGCGACGAACCATCAATACCACACTTCCCCGGCCAAGAAACCTTCCAAGGAACAATCTATCACTCCAGCCAACGCAAATCCGGCAATCTCATCCCCGACCTCTCTACAAAGAAGGTCGTCGTCATAGGCTGCAGCACAAGCGGCCACGACGTCGCACAAGACTTCGTAAACTGCGGCGCAAAACAAGTCTCCATGGTTCAGCGCCATCCCATATTTGCCCTGTCCACCGATTCCTGGAAGACCATCCAACTTGGGCTCTGGAACATGGATGGCCTGACGACAGAAGAGGCTGATCTGCTGGGTAATTCGTTCCCTATAGCCCTCGTGCGCACAATGAGCATCGGCTTGACGCGTGTGATGGCCCAAGTCGACAAGGAGATGCTGGATGGCTTGCGAAGCGCAGGAATGGCGCTTCGTACAGGAGAAGATGGGTACGGACTGGCAGATCACCAGCTCATCAAGGGTGGTCACTACTACATCGACCAAGGGGCAAGTCAGATGATTATCGATGGCCGTATTAAGATTCACTGCTGCGAAGGAGGCGTCCAGCAATTTGGCGAGACGTCCATCACACTGACTGATGGAACTAACATTGACGCAGATGTCGTCGTCCTGGCTACGGGCTTCGAGAAGAACATCAAGACTGTCCGCACGCTGATGGGGAACAAAGTCGCAGATTCGCTAGAGGGGTTCGGGGATCTGGATAGTGAACAGGAGAGATCTGGCTGGTGGAGGCCGACTGGCGTCCCAGGCTTCTGGTACATGACAGGGAGCTTCATGTGGTGTCGGCAGTTTTCTCAGTCATTGGCCTTGCAGATTGCGGCGGATATCAAAGGAAAGCGATCTTCCTGA